The following proteins come from a genomic window of Candidatus Alcyoniella australis:
- a CDS encoding deoxyguanosinetriphosphate triphosphohydrolase — protein sequence MKMISSENYPLASYAARSDASCGRRYPEVFRDSRPAFERDRDRIVHCAAFRRLEYKTQVFVNHEGDYYRTRLTHSIEVAQIARGIARRLQLNQELAEGLALAHDLGHTPFGHAGEATLNRLMSDHGGFEHNRQSLRVVEFLEERYPEFRGLNLTFEFREGIIKHNTIYDRPGFAEAELYGACPPTLEGQLINLADEIAYHNHDLDDGIESGLLPLDDLERVRLWALTAAEVRRRWPNIDQRRLVLRTISALISRFMDDAVLTSGRLLNAERIDSIDDVRAQERSLIVFSEQFEPLRDELRAFLRCNLYEHPKLLQSRDEAVRSINLLFETFLNRPQLMPPKYREIADKEGLPRAICDYIAGMTDRFALEEARRLG from the coding sequence ATGAAGATGATTTCATCCGAGAACTATCCCCTAGCTTCCTATGCAGCGCGCAGCGACGCCAGTTGCGGCAGACGGTATCCAGAGGTGTTCCGCGACTCGCGGCCGGCATTTGAGCGCGACCGCGACCGCATCGTGCACTGCGCCGCGTTCCGGCGCCTCGAGTACAAGACCCAGGTGTTCGTCAATCATGAGGGTGACTATTACCGCACGCGGTTGACCCATTCGATCGAGGTTGCGCAGATCGCGCGCGGCATCGCCCGCCGGCTGCAACTCAATCAGGAGCTGGCCGAGGGGCTGGCCCTGGCCCACGACCTGGGACATACGCCGTTCGGCCACGCGGGCGAGGCCACGCTCAACCGGCTGATGTCCGACCACGGCGGGTTCGAGCACAACCGCCAGAGCCTGCGCGTGGTCGAATTTCTCGAGGAGCGCTACCCGGAGTTTCGCGGGCTCAACCTGACTTTCGAGTTTCGCGAGGGGATCATCAAGCACAACACAATCTACGACCGTCCCGGGTTCGCCGAGGCCGAACTCTACGGCGCGTGCCCGCCCACGCTCGAGGGCCAGCTGATCAATCTTGCCGACGAGATCGCCTACCACAATCACGACCTGGACGACGGCATCGAGTCCGGACTGCTGCCCCTCGATGATCTCGAGCGGGTTCGGCTGTGGGCGCTGACCGCCGCCGAGGTCAGACGGCGTTGGCCGAACATCGATCAACGCCGGCTGGTGCTGCGCACGATCTCGGCGCTGATCAGTCGTTTTATGGACGACGCGGTGCTGACCTCGGGCCGCCTGCTCAATGCCGAGAGGATCGACTCGATCGACGACGTGCGCGCGCAGGAGCGCTCGCTGATAGTGTTCTCCGAACAGTTCGAGCCGTTACGCGACGAGCTGCGCGCCTTCCTGCGCTGCAACCTCTACGAGCACCCCAAGCTGCTGCAATCGCGCGACGAGGCCGTGCGTTCGATCAATCTGCTGTTCGAGACTTTCCTGAATCGTCCGCAGCTGATGCCGCCCAAGTACCGCGAGATCGCCGACAAGGAAGGTTTGCCGCGCGCGATCTGCGATTATATTGCCGGGATGACCGACCGCTTTGCCCTGGAAGAGGCCAGACGCCTGGGTTAG
- a CDS encoding MoaD/ThiS family protein: MAKVQVTVPLALLKLAGNQRQVQLEADDVSQAVARLDELFPGFASRIYDKDRTPHRHVAVYVDRVDVRRLDGHQTVLSDGDEIAIFPAIGGG, encoded by the coding sequence ATGGCTAAAGTCCAAGTTACAGTTCCCCTGGCGCTGCTCAAGCTCGCGGGCAATCAACGCCAAGTTCAGCTCGAGGCCGATGATGTGAGCCAGGCCGTTGCGCGGCTCGACGAGCTGTTCCCCGGATTCGCCTCACGGATTTACGATAAAGACCGCACGCCGCATCGACACGTCGCGGTCTACGTCGACCGAGTCGACGTGCGGCGACTCGACGGGCACCAAACCGTGCTCAGCGACGGGGACGAAATCGCGATCTTTCCCGCGATCGGCGGCGGATGA
- a CDS encoding HEAT repeat domain-containing protein, whose product MSTEQPPKTSSDSKGSSLIRNEQFLEATLEFVQAISGTIVNVNRYPPGSAAISMAIERAIKSLNEAFEFSATISLGQADDLLLIDDTVLGEKIQKRGYVQGFVKNLVGRQVQSISFDKGLDEEELVQFLRVLGTRREDLDKEGTLHEVMNKRGITKIKVDEKIYIALAKDQAVANKSDLERLASSGGMNISAEGVSSGMFIKFLMSKLPIDDLQNIDYSDRQINEMREEDFPKVARAIAMAIEGQTLSVGRGGDEHEDGEVAQGARIKNLTDTIVKVSQTIAKFPQPEVQTKLIDNFLKVVVNFQPHTLTRVLVDTIDEDVSKIGIKKRIIEHIGPDKRADILEVIQENYTSIIGGIAPDDFEVKREVVLESARVLAALLDISAKLGETQMLDRGKKMIQTAEVLVREMAKPEGLLLIKLKRLITQPPAELIKPEVSKHLPGLMDRVISHNRYDVAKRLLEHVGDNLKVASADDRITAARVLSAGLVKLVRSQKPLSIDDGLKMLTSGIAKEQQPEVRLVELQELGGLIDEAIDARAFGSLTKLIDYLPALKKALNGSDEQAAKALATVDAKISSNRELVMQLIESYGGNNDAQSRTAEKAIMSIDRAKLGSQLLDLLRDSDDRRARKKCLTLLSKMARQLQNELLSRAANPDNQWYFDRNLALLLGDAGTPQAIAAIDKLLDHNEERVRKACVQSLIKINSGQANDLLIKSIDDSSSIIRRQVVNHFRTNSSRKAVDRLIALIKDSAVVYSQPHEDLVLDVCQALGKIGDPRAIEPLAECLKPDGLFARNKKSDNVMVAAANALGDIKNDEAQTVLAKNKRHRKSAVAQAIKQILS is encoded by the coding sequence GTGAGTACTGAACAGCCCCCCAAGACCTCATCCGACTCCAAGGGATCCTCGCTGATTCGCAACGAACAGTTTCTCGAGGCGACCCTCGAGTTCGTCCAGGCCATCAGCGGTACGATCGTCAACGTCAACCGCTACCCGCCGGGCAGCGCGGCGATCTCAATGGCCATCGAACGCGCAATTAAATCTTTGAACGAGGCCTTCGAGTTCTCTGCCACGATCAGCCTCGGACAAGCCGACGACCTGTTGCTGATCGACGACACCGTGCTCGGTGAGAAAATCCAAAAACGAGGATACGTGCAGGGGTTCGTCAAGAACCTCGTGGGCCGCCAAGTCCAGAGCATCTCGTTCGACAAGGGGTTGGACGAAGAGGAGCTGGTCCAGTTCCTGCGTGTGCTGGGAACGCGCAGGGAAGATCTCGATAAAGAGGGCACGCTGCACGAGGTGATGAACAAGCGCGGCATCACCAAAATCAAGGTCGACGAAAAGATCTACATCGCCTTAGCCAAGGACCAGGCCGTCGCCAACAAGAGCGACCTGGAGCGGCTGGCCTCCTCCGGCGGCATGAACATCAGCGCTGAGGGCGTGTCCAGCGGTATGTTCATCAAATTCCTGATGAGCAAACTGCCGATAGACGATCTGCAGAACATCGACTACAGCGACAGACAGATCAACGAGATGCGCGAGGAGGACTTCCCCAAGGTCGCCCGCGCCATCGCAATGGCCATCGAGGGCCAGACGCTAAGTGTGGGCCGGGGCGGCGACGAGCACGAGGACGGCGAAGTCGCCCAAGGGGCGCGGATCAAGAATTTGACCGACACGATCGTCAAAGTCAGTCAGACGATCGCCAAGTTCCCCCAGCCTGAAGTGCAGACCAAGCTGATCGATAACTTCCTCAAGGTCGTGGTCAACTTCCAGCCGCATACGCTGACCCGCGTGCTGGTCGACACCATCGATGAGGACGTCAGTAAAATCGGAATTAAGAAACGGATCATCGAGCACATCGGCCCGGACAAGCGCGCCGACATCCTCGAGGTGATTCAGGAGAACTACACCTCGATCATCGGCGGCATCGCCCCGGATGACTTCGAGGTCAAACGCGAGGTGGTGCTTGAAAGCGCCAGGGTGCTGGCCGCGCTGCTCGACATCAGCGCCAAGCTCGGCGAGACCCAGATGCTTGATCGCGGAAAAAAGATGATCCAGACCGCCGAGGTGCTGGTGCGCGAAATGGCCAAACCCGAGGGGCTGCTGTTGATCAAGCTCAAACGTCTGATCACCCAGCCGCCCGCGGAACTGATCAAGCCCGAGGTCTCTAAACACCTACCCGGGCTGATGGACCGCGTGATCTCGCACAATCGTTACGACGTGGCCAAGCGCCTGCTCGAACACGTCGGCGACAACCTCAAAGTCGCGTCGGCCGACGACCGTATTACGGCCGCGCGTGTGCTCAGCGCCGGATTGGTCAAGCTGGTCCGCTCGCAAAAGCCACTGAGCATCGACGACGGTCTGAAGATGCTGACCTCCGGAATCGCCAAAGAGCAGCAGCCCGAGGTGCGGCTGGTCGAGTTGCAGGAACTCGGCGGACTGATCGACGAGGCGATCGATGCCCGGGCATTCGGTTCCCTCACAAAATTAATCGATTATCTTCCGGCGCTGAAAAAGGCGCTGAACGGATCGGACGAGCAGGCGGCCAAGGCACTGGCCACGGTCGACGCCAAGATCTCGTCCAACCGCGAGCTTGTCATGCAGCTGATCGAGAGCTACGGCGGAAATAACGACGCGCAATCGCGGACCGCCGAAAAGGCAATCATGTCCATCGATCGCGCCAAGCTAGGATCGCAACTGCTCGACCTGCTACGCGACAGCGACGACCGGCGCGCGCGCAAGAAATGCCTGACGCTGCTTTCCAAGATGGCCCGTCAGCTCCAGAACGAGCTGCTCTCGCGAGCCGCGAACCCGGACAACCAATGGTACTTCGACCGCAACCTGGCGCTGCTGCTGGGCGACGCGGGAACGCCGCAGGCGATCGCAGCCATCGACAAGCTGCTGGACCATAATGAGGAACGCGTACGTAAAGCCTGCGTACAGTCGTTGATCAAGATTAACAGTGGGCAGGCCAACGATCTGCTGATCAAGTCGATCGACGATTCGAGTTCAATAATCAGGCGTCAGGTCGTCAACCATTTCCGCACCAACTCCAGCCGCAAGGCGGTTGACAGGCTGATCGCACTAATCAAAGACAGCGCGGTCGTCTACAGCCAGCCCCATGAGGATTTAGTGCTGGACGTGTGCCAGGCGCTGGGCAAGATCGGCGACCCACGGGCGATCGAACCGCTGGCCGAATGCCTCAAGCCCGACGGGCTGTTCGCGCGCAATAAAAAGAGCGACAACGTGATGGTCGCCGCTGCCAACGCCCTGGGAGATATCAAGAACGACGAGGCACAGACCGTGCTGGCCAAGAACAAGCGGCACCGCAAGTCGGCCGTGGCCCAGGCAATCAAGCAAATTTTAAGCTAA
- a CDS encoding glycosyltransferase N-terminal domain-containing protein, whose translation MIRALYNLLWYVAALVLIPTWAVGALLRPRWRRGALERLGLISLPADCKAPLHVHAASVGEVRAAEPLIQALRARGLGPLLISTSTPEGRQAATDRWGDEIPTVLFPFDFRPLVQIWLRRAQPRITILVETELWPEMIWAHRDHAIPLALVSGRLSDRSYPRYRMARPGLRSIFAAIEVKAVQTTLHAARMIRIGAKPTSVFISGNAKFDSPIATAEQGEAYKLALDFKGEGLLLIGASTHQGEETACGRALLAAREAGVQCRLLVAPRHLERVSQGRSDLEALGLSVDLRSTPGVVQNADVLVLDTVGELTSVLGLADVCFVGGSLARVGGHNVLEPAAQARAVLVGPHTQNFVSEISTLQHAGALCTVRDGKGLADVVVELLSDPVKRDTMGQAGQLAVRSGSGAVDRTLSVLARRWPEIIGEGR comes from the coding sequence ATGATTCGCGCGCTGTACAACCTGCTGTGGTACGTCGCCGCCCTGGTGTTGATTCCGACCTGGGCGGTCGGTGCGCTGCTGCGTCCGCGCTGGCGTCGCGGCGCTTTGGAGCGGCTGGGGCTGATTTCGTTGCCCGCCGATTGCAAAGCGCCGTTGCACGTACATGCCGCATCGGTGGGCGAGGTGCGGGCCGCGGAGCCGCTGATCCAGGCGCTGCGCGCGCGTGGGCTGGGGCCGCTTTTGATCAGCACCTCCACACCCGAGGGGCGTCAGGCAGCGACGGATCGCTGGGGCGACGAGATTCCTACCGTGCTGTTCCCCTTTGACTTTCGACCGCTGGTGCAGATCTGGCTGCGCCGGGCGCAACCACGAATCACGATTTTGGTCGAGACCGAACTGTGGCCCGAGATGATCTGGGCCCATCGCGATCATGCAATTCCCCTGGCGCTGGTCTCGGGCCGGCTCTCGGATCGCAGCTATCCGCGCTACCGCATGGCGCGGCCGGGGCTGCGTTCGATCTTCGCCGCCATCGAAGTTAAGGCGGTTCAGACTACGCTGCATGCCGCGCGCATGATCAGAATCGGCGCCAAGCCCACGAGCGTGTTTATCAGCGGCAACGCCAAGTTCGACAGCCCGATCGCCACAGCCGAGCAAGGCGAGGCCTACAAACTTGCGCTCGATTTTAAGGGCGAGGGCCTGCTGCTGATCGGCGCCAGTACTCACCAGGGCGAGGAGACCGCATGCGGCAGGGCGTTGTTGGCCGCGCGGGAGGCCGGCGTTCAGTGCCGTCTGCTGGTTGCCCCGCGGCACCTCGAGCGCGTGTCGCAGGGCCGCTCTGATCTCGAGGCTCTGGGGCTCAGTGTGGACTTGCGCTCGACCCCGGGCGTCGTCCAGAACGCGGACGTGCTGGTGCTCGATACGGTGGGCGAACTGACCTCGGTGCTGGGTCTGGCCGACGTGTGCTTTGTCGGCGGCAGCCTGGCGCGGGTCGGCGGACACAATGTGCTTGAGCCGGCCGCACAAGCCAGGGCGGTGCTGGTGGGCCCGCATACGCAGAATTTCGTTTCCGAGATCTCGACGCTGCAGCACGCCGGCGCATTGTGTACGGTGCGCGACGGCAAGGGGCTGGCAGACGTCGTCGTGGAGCTGCTGTCCGATCCCGTGAAGCGCGATACAATGGGCCAAGCTGGACAACTGGCGGTGCGCTCGGGCAGCGGCGCGGTTGACCGAACCCTGTCGGTGCTCGCCCGACGCTGGCCCGAAATTATCGGGGAGGGGCGATGA
- a CDS encoding glycosyltransferase family 39 protein has translation MRRHALALAGAIALITAARLLFCSRLGLIPDETYYWTWGKRLALCYFDQPGMTAWVNALSARLLGTSPLAVRAPALLLGVCGTILVYLTARTLFADKTKALLSAIAFNLVPLFAAGTVLMIHDTVLSLFWLLALYAMARLLKKPGALNYTLLALALLGALYSKLTATLLCAMVALCVLAIPRLRASLRTPWPWLAATIVAIGFAPVIVWNVEHQWITVLVVDKIGHRAHADLGQALQYFVETLLAQLVLVPPAILGAVVAVRAMQDYRRRPQSPELLLALLSVPMLIYFLLIAFRTEVQANWPALAHAPLVLLAVSWTVDAWRGGRRAIARLGVALLVIAAVLTVVMHVQALRPILPVARIISAIGMPQRARDLTDQAYGWPELAQRVQREIQDAPDPAHTIAGSRCYQIASELEYHLPGSPQTFSANYSTKGNDYDLRVDYHALEGWTFVIVDLPGMKLTSRFRKHFGGCELLRGYVERCGGCDVRQWFGTLGLGAQQTLGRHARPLLSALRPLLSCCRRLPDFEFSRDGRTFGRSEVWRCEGFGVAGSFEDYFDDPLGNVAQRLRDKRENR, from the coding sequence TTGCGGCGGCACGCCCTGGCCCTGGCAGGAGCGATCGCGCTGATTACTGCTGCGCGGCTGCTGTTCTGCTCGCGGCTGGGGCTGATCCCGGACGAGACCTACTACTGGACCTGGGGCAAACGCCTGGCGCTGTGCTACTTCGACCAGCCGGGGATGACGGCCTGGGTCAACGCGCTGAGCGCGCGGCTGCTGGGAACCTCGCCGTTGGCGGTACGCGCTCCGGCTCTGCTGCTGGGCGTGTGCGGCACGATCCTGGTTTACCTCACGGCGCGGACGCTGTTCGCCGATAAGACCAAGGCGCTGCTTAGCGCGATAGCGTTCAACCTCGTGCCGCTGTTCGCCGCGGGCACGGTGCTGATGATCCACGACACCGTGCTCAGCCTGTTCTGGCTGCTGGCGCTGTACGCCATGGCCCGGCTGCTGAAAAAGCCCGGCGCGTTGAACTACACGCTGCTGGCCCTGGCGCTGCTGGGCGCGCTGTACTCCAAGCTGACTGCAACCTTGCTCTGCGCGATGGTCGCCCTGTGCGTGCTGGCGATCCCCAGGCTGCGCGCGAGCCTGCGCACGCCCTGGCCGTGGCTGGCCGCGACTATCGTGGCAATCGGCTTCGCGCCGGTGATCGTTTGGAACGTCGAGCATCAGTGGATCACAGTGCTGGTGGTGGACAAGATCGGGCACCGGGCGCACGCCGATTTGGGCCAGGCGTTGCAATATTTCGTCGAGACGTTGCTGGCGCAGCTCGTGCTGGTGCCACCGGCAATTTTGGGAGCTGTGGTCGCGGTGCGGGCGATGCAAGATTATCGCCGTCGACCCCAGTCGCCCGAGCTGCTGCTGGCGTTGCTCAGCGTGCCGATGCTGATCTACTTCCTGCTGATCGCATTTCGCACCGAGGTTCAGGCCAACTGGCCGGCCCTGGCCCACGCACCGTTGGTGCTGCTGGCGGTGAGCTGGACGGTCGATGCTTGGCGCGGGGGGCGGCGCGCAATCGCACGGCTGGGCGTGGCCTTGCTGGTAATCGCCGCGGTGCTGACCGTGGTGATGCACGTGCAGGCGCTACGTCCGATTTTGCCCGTGGCCCGGATTATCAGCGCGATCGGCATGCCGCAGCGCGCCAGGGACCTAACCGACCAGGCCTACGGCTGGCCCGAGCTGGCGCAGCGCGTGCAGCGCGAGATCCAGGACGCGCCCGACCCGGCGCACACCATCGCCGGATCGCGTTGCTACCAGATCGCCAGCGAGCTGGAGTACCACCTGCCGGGAAGCCCGCAGACCTTCAGCGCCAATTATTCGACCAAGGGCAACGACTACGATCTGCGCGTGGATTATCATGCGCTTGAGGGCTGGACGTTCGTGATCGTTGATTTGCCGGGAATGAAGCTGACCTCGCGCTTTCGCAAGCACTTCGGCGGTTGCGAGCTGTTGCGCGGATACGTCGAGCGCTGCGGCGGCTGCGACGTGCGTCAGTGGTTCGGCACGCTGGGCCTGGGCGCGCAGCAGACCCTGGGTCGGCACGCCCGGCCGCTGCTGAGCGCGTTGCGTCCGCTGCTGAGCTGCTGCCGAAGGTTGCCCGATTTTGAGTTCAGCCGCGACGGGCGGACCTTCGGCCGGTCCGAGGTTTGGCGCTGCGAGGGGTTCGGCGTGGCGGGATCGTTCGAGGATTACTTTGACGATCCGTTGGGCAACGTGGCACAGCGGCTGAGGGATAAGCGGGAGAACAGATGA
- a CDS encoding ABC transporter ATP-binding protein codes for MGGWAKLFERFKRYWVSLLLAIVCAISISAITGATAYLVDPILNGIFLPGDEDASALATAIKAPTIPSSPVDKMRFDPIRKTDEGYTFFSVPVADRGGMLYLLSGMVVGLYLLKGLFRFCQGMLLRRAGQRVVMSMREELYTHYQDMSVGFFSDQNTGNMMSRVTNDVQMVQNAMPSLVHLFREPLTMAALAMVAFYQNFWLSLIILVVFPLTAFPLVRFGRKVRKYTKRGQERLGRLSSILKENFAGIRVIKAFGMERYEIDRFVNENERVYKANVRQILFSELSSPVIEVMGALAAASVIIFGGMQVITGQSTPGQFFSFLAALGLMYEPLRKINRFNISFQQALGAADRIFQALDQEPTVTEKPGAIELTKAPEQIAFDDISFAYDSEPVLVNLSFDVHHGQVVALVGSSGAGKTTVANLIPRFWDVTSGRILFDKVDLRDLSLNSLRRNIGLVTQETFLFDDTIANNIAYGHGDADPSKIEAAAKAANAHRFVTGFPKGYQTRVGELGVKLSGGQRQRLAIARALFKDAPILILDEATSSLDAESEAEVQAALENLMCNRTTFVIAHRLSTVRKADRILVLSQGRIVEDGRHDELIARNGEYHRLYQIQFQDK; via the coding sequence ATGGGGGGTTGGGCAAAGTTGTTCGAGCGCTTCAAGCGCTACTGGGTGTCGCTGCTGCTGGCGATAGTCTGTGCCATTTCCATCTCGGCCATCACCGGCGCCACGGCCTACCTGGTCGATCCGATCCTCAACGGCATCTTCCTGCCCGGGGACGAAGACGCATCGGCGCTCGCTACTGCGATTAAAGCTCCGACGATTCCCTCCTCGCCGGTGGACAAAATGCGCTTCGATCCGATCCGCAAGACCGACGAGGGCTACACTTTCTTCTCGGTCCCGGTGGCTGACCGTGGAGGGATGCTCTACCTGCTTTCGGGGATGGTAGTGGGGCTGTACCTGCTCAAGGGCCTGTTCCGCTTCTGTCAGGGAATGCTGCTGCGGCGGGCGGGACAGCGCGTCGTGATGTCGATGCGCGAGGAGCTGTACACCCACTACCAGGACATGTCGGTGGGCTTCTTCAGCGATCAGAACACCGGCAACATGATGAGCCGTGTGACCAACGATGTGCAGATGGTGCAAAACGCCATGCCCAGCCTGGTCCACCTGTTCCGCGAACCGCTGACCATGGCGGCTCTGGCGATGGTCGCCTTTTACCAGAACTTCTGGCTGAGCCTGATTATCCTGGTCGTCTTCCCGCTGACCGCGTTCCCGCTGGTCCGCTTCGGCCGCAAAGTGCGCAAGTACACCAAGCGCGGACAGGAACGCTTGGGACGGCTCTCGTCGATCCTCAAGGAGAACTTCGCCGGGATCCGCGTGATCAAGGCCTTTGGTATGGAGCGTTACGAGATCGATCGTTTCGTCAACGAGAATGAACGGGTCTACAAGGCCAACGTCAGACAGATTTTGTTCTCGGAGCTGAGCAGCCCGGTGATCGAGGTGATGGGGGCGCTGGCCGCGGCCAGCGTGATCATCTTCGGCGGGATGCAGGTGATAACCGGCCAGAGTACGCCCGGACAGTTCTTCAGCTTCCTCGCGGCCCTGGGGTTGATGTACGAGCCGTTGCGCAAGATCAATCGTTTTAATATCAGCTTCCAGCAGGCGCTTGGCGCGGCCGACCGGATTTTCCAGGCGCTGGACCAAGAGCCGACAGTCACCGAGAAGCCCGGGGCGATCGAATTGACCAAGGCGCCGGAACAAATCGCGTTCGACGACATCAGCTTTGCCTACGACAGCGAGCCGGTGCTCGTCAACCTTAGCTTCGATGTGCATCACGGCCAGGTCGTGGCGCTGGTCGGCAGCTCCGGCGCGGGCAAGACCACGGTGGCCAACCTGATCCCGCGCTTTTGGGACGTCACCTCCGGCCGCATTTTATTCGACAAGGTCGACCTGCGCGATCTGAGTCTGAACAGCCTGCGACGCAACATCGGACTGGTGACCCAGGAGACCTTCCTGTTCGACGATACGATCGCCAACAACATCGCCTACGGCCACGGCGACGCGGACCCGAGCAAGATCGAGGCCGCGGCAAAGGCGGCCAATGCCCATCGCTTTGTCACCGGGTTTCCCAAGGGCTACCAAACGAGAGTCGGCGAGTTGGGCGTTAAGCTTAGCGGCGGACAGCGACAGCGCTTGGCGATCGCCCGCGCGCTGTTTAAGGACGCGCCGATCCTGATTCTCGATGAGGCGACCTCAAGCCTCGACGCCGAGAGCGAGGCCGAGGTCCAGGCCGCACTGGAGAACCTGATGTGCAATCGCACGACGTTCGTCATCGCCCATCGGCTCTCAACGGTGCGCAAGGCCGACCGCATCCTGGTGCTCTCCCAGGGGCGCATCGTCGAGGACGGCCGTCACGACGAGCTGATCGCTCGCAACGGCGAGTACCATCGGCTCTACCAGATCCAGTTCCAGGATAAGTAA
- the lpxB gene encoding lipid-A-disaccharide synthase, with translation MISHVLQWDQQLFLLLNSRCSNELLDLLFGLLNLVGNGWCAAVLVIPLILLYDPAHGRRRVLAVALCVAIAGLTINLAKPLAGRARPIVEFKQQLNTPIGHDEPVLADWIPWDKKVYKLDPQWIALHAPQYSELAGPALYRFGAGLGRHSSMPSGHTATAWSLLFCLWFIYRRRPIAYLLLGLGAGTARVYLGAHYPSDVIVGGLLAVLIARGMLELTRPLWLGKAPQRPGPLLAVSVGEASADVYAAQLIQRLQQDEPQLKAAGMGGENLVRAGMEQLVDASDLSIVGFTQVLGGAGRIRRALLKLMRLLDQQRPDLLLLIDLPDFNLMLARHARRLGIRVLYFIPPQVWAWRKGRARKVAKRIDRLAVIFPFEAELYSDRGAQVDFVGHPLVQRARPKLGREEFLNKHGFDPQKRLAAIIPGSRGSEINLLLPPMLDAAVELAKDFDDLQFAVSRAPGVAPGRIEAELERSQVEARVITGEVYELMAAADVGLVTSGTVTLEAALCGLPMVIAYMGNWINYSLAKMLVSIDRVGLPNIVARRDLVVELIQSEVTGERLAAEARRFLEDPRLAGQTRQELLTLRESLLGGDVIGRVAAIAREMMNRS, from the coding sequence GTGATCTCGCATGTTTTACAATGGGATCAGCAGCTGTTTCTGCTGCTCAACAGCCGTTGTTCCAACGAGCTTCTAGATCTGTTGTTCGGCCTGCTGAACTTGGTGGGCAACGGCTGGTGCGCCGCGGTGTTGGTCATTCCGCTGATTCTGCTCTACGACCCGGCCCACGGCAGACGCCGTGTGCTCGCCGTGGCGTTGTGCGTGGCAATCGCGGGCCTGACGATCAATCTGGCCAAGCCGCTGGCCGGACGCGCCCGTCCGATCGTGGAGTTCAAGCAGCAGCTCAACACGCCCATCGGGCACGACGAGCCGGTGTTGGCCGATTGGATCCCTTGGGATAAGAAGGTCTACAAGCTCGATCCACAGTGGATTGCGCTGCACGCGCCGCAGTACTCGGAACTGGCCGGTCCGGCGCTCTACCGTTTCGGCGCGGGATTGGGTCGCCATTCGAGCATGCCCAGCGGCCATACTGCAACGGCCTGGAGCCTGCTGTTCTGCCTGTGGTTCATCTACCGGCGACGGCCGATTGCCTACCTGCTGTTGGGTCTGGGTGCGGGGACGGCCCGGGTCTACCTCGGAGCGCACTATCCCAGCGACGTGATTGTCGGCGGACTGCTCGCGGTTTTAATCGCCCGCGGCATGCTCGAGCTCACGCGGCCGCTGTGGCTGGGCAAAGCGCCCCAGCGTCCCGGTCCGTTGCTCGCGGTCTCGGTGGGCGAGGCCAGCGCCGATGTCTACGCTGCGCAACTGATCCAGCGGCTGCAGCAGGATGAACCGCAACTTAAGGCTGCGGGCATGGGCGGCGAGAACCTGGTGCGGGCCGGGATGGAGCAGCTGGTGGACGCCTCGGACCTGAGCATCGTGGGCTTCACCCAGGTGCTCGGCGGCGCGGGTCGGATCAGGCGCGCACTACTTAAGTTGATGCGCCTGCTCGATCAGCAGCGGCCCGATCTGCTGCTGTTGATCGATCTGCCCGATTTCAACCTGATGCTGGCGCGCCACGCGCGACGGCTGGGCATTCGCGTGCTGTACTTCATCCCGCCGCAGGTTTGGGCCTGGCGTAAAGGCCGGGCGCGCAAGGTTGCCAAGCGCATCGACCGGCTGGCGGTGATCTTCCCGTTCGAGGCCGAGCTGTACAGCGACCGCGGCGCACAGGTGGACTTCGTCGGACACCCGCTGGTCCAGCGGGCCAGGCCCAAGCTGGGGCGCGAGGAGTTCCTGAACAAGCACGGGTTCGATCCGCAAAAGCGCCTGGCGGCGATCATCCCGGGAAGCCGCGGTAGCGAGATCAATCTGTTATTGCCGCCGATGCTCGACGCCGCTGTCGAGCTGGCGAAAGATTTCGACGATTTGCAGTTCGCGGTCTCGCGGGCGCCGGGCGTCGCGCCGGGGCGGATCGAGGCCGAGCTGGAGCGTTCGCAGGTCGAGGCCCGCGTGATCACGGGCGAGGTCTACGAGCTGATGGCCGCGGCCGACGTGGGCCTGGTGACCAGCGGCACGGTGACCCTCGAGGCCGCCCTGTGCGGCCTGCCGATGGTGATCGCCTACATGGGCAACTGGATCAACTACTCGCTGGCGAAGATGCTGGTGAGCATCGACCGCGTCGGACTGCCCAACATCGTGGCCCGCCGCGACTTGGTGGTGGAACTGATTCAGTCCGAGGTCACCGGCGAGCGGCTGGCAGCCGAGGCCCGGCGGTTTCTCGAAGACCCGCGGTTGGCTGGTCAAACACGCCAAGAGCTTCTAACCTTACGCGAGTCGCTACTCGGGGGAGACGTGATCGGGCGCGTGGCCGCGATTGCCCGAGAGATGATGAACAGGAGCTGA